The sequence TCTATCATATAAGCTACACATAGTATAGCTTCTATAGTGAAATTATAGTATTATGTCCTTAGTATAGCTTCCATATCAGCTCTCTCAAACTACAGTATCATATCTATATCTGCTCTCTCAAAAGACggtatcctctctctcccaaattaaaaaattaaattacggTATTATGTCTATATCTGCTCTCTCAAATGACGGTATCCTCTCTCAAACAATAGTGTTACCAGAAAACTACATCAATACAATTTATTTACCTCCAATTTCTCAATATGCTGTGTATGTTTTCTAAACATTGACACCACTAATAGTCATAGTATATTTCTGAACTACTATATATAATGCATAAAACCCAAACAATTGGTGAAAAAAGATATAAGGGATGGATGGTAATCAGTCAAAACAATGAGAGAGATAAGAgtctatatagtatatatatacatagtatatatatgaatgaatAAATCATGAGTGATTAGGAGGTTGAAGATTTTGCAAGTTACGATTCAGATCCTATAAAAATTCCTCCTTGCAATTCTTGAGCCTTAAAAATCTCTTTGTCTAACTttgtcctctctctccctccctcttctttctctcACTGCAACTACTACCTCCTTgtatctcctcctcctctacttcATCTCCATTGATTTTtgtcctctctcccttcctcttctttctctgcAACTACTACCTCCTCCTTgtatctcctcctcctctacttcATCTCCATTGATTTGGTTGTTGAGAGCTTGAGATCAAATGCGTAAAGATAGTGAGCAATGGTGGAAGTTGTCGTGGAGAAGAAGGCGCGAAGGATTGTGAGGGGGAGGTGGCATGTGGAAACGAGCAATGAGGCGGTGGCGAAAACTACATCAATACAATTTAATTACATCCAATTTCTCAATATGATGTATATGTTTTCTAAACACTGACACCACTAACAGGCATAGCATATTTCTGAACTACTATATATAATGTGTGGGTTGTCATGAATTCATCAAATTACTATGCTATAATGCGTGGGTTGTCATGAATTCATCAAATTGCTATGCAAGAGGGAGTAGTTAAGCATGAAACTAAGCATTTCTCCATCATGATGCCATTCACAAGTTATCATAGGCACATAATAGATTTTGGCTCCGGCATGCATATGTTATTTTCATTTGTTTAGAAAAGGCCATGAGTTTAGGACGTTTTGGATCAATGAAGGTTTCCAGAATTACCGTCATAGAATACAATTTGCTGTTCTTCCGAGATTCGTACAAATCCACCCtgttccaagttccaaccacCAAACAAGCATTGTTCTGTACTGAGAAGAGCACTACCCCATAGATAAAATTCATTTTGagaaattaatcaatttttgATGAACATGAGTCCATCCTCCAGCAGTCCAGCACACGGCTCGTTGGACTTTTTCAgtgacaaataaaaaaaaaatccatttaccgccccctccccccaatgAACTTTTTCGCTGAAATGCTTGACCCCCTAAATATTTTTTCAGCTCATTTTACACTCTGAACTATTGAAAATAGTTCATCTTACTCCCTAACGATATTTGtccttttcgttttttttatataggtcatATTATGCAATGAAATTTGGTGGTATTGATATATGCGTATGAACTTATCTCTCAACATTTTTTGGAATTGTTTTCGCTGTTTACATAGGTTGAAAGCaataaagctaaatttaaacaTAGAGGTTTTAAATATCAAGCAAATagtcatgaaaaaaatttaaaattattttagaattttaatATTGGTGTTATTTATGGCTCTACAAAATCTAAAGCTTAAAATACGACTCATATAAATAGAAACAAGAAAATAAACGAGTAAAATGAATCGTTTATAATAGTTTATGAGAAAATAAATAGTTTACAAAGTTAAGTGATCCATCGCAATAGTTCGAGGGAGTAAATTTGACTTTTCTTAAGACATTATAGATACTATTTGAGGGTGTCCAATTGGACTTTATCCCCGTTCAAAGCCCTATTGCGTCCACAGATGGGACTAATAGCCCACAagtgttccttttttttctttttatattttttgcgCGCGACGAGGAGGATAAGGAGCTCGCGAAGCCGCGCGGGCCACTCCGCCGCCTcccatgtccgccgccgccgccgtgcagcccgtgctcccctcctcctccgcctcaacCGGAGGCCAGCAGCATCATGGTGTACTCACGGCTGACCGCGTGGCGGGGCTGCTCACCGGCTGCGCGACCCTCCGCCGAACCGGCGAGCTCCACGCCGCGGCGGTccgcgccggcgtcgacggcgaccgggCGGTGGGCTTCCGCCTCCAGCGCGCCTACGCTGCATCCggccgcctcgacctcgccgtcACGCTCCTCCGCCTCACGCCCGACCCCACCACCGTGTTCTACACCTCCGCCATCCATGCCCACTCCTCCCGcggcctccacctcgccgcgctcgcgctGCTCTCCGAGATGCTGGGTAGGGggctcctccccacctcccacaccctctcctcctccctccccgcctGCCACGGCCTCGCCCTTGGCCGCGCCCTGCACGCCTACGCCTTCAAGCTGGCTCTCGCCGGCGACTCCTACGTCGCCACCGCGCTGCTCGGCATGTACGCGCGCgggggcgacgccgacgccgcgcgcgcgctgttcgacgaaatgcccgACCCGCACGTCGTGTCCGTCACGGCGATGCTCACCTGCTACGCCAAGATGGGGGCGCTCGACGACGCGCGCGAGCTGTTCGACGGGATGCCCAGCAAGGACTTCATCTGCTGGAACGCAATGATCGACGGCTACACGCAGCACGGGAGGCCGAACGAGGCGCTCCGGTTGTTCCGGCGGATGCTGCGGTCAGGTGTCGATCCCGATGAGGTGGCCATCATTCTTGCGCTCTCTGCAGTCGCGCAGCTCAGCACGGCAGAGTCCGGGAGGTGGCTTCATTCCTATGTCAAGAACAGCCGGCGAGTTCAGCTCAATGCCAGGGTTGGCACGGCGCTCATTGACATGTACTGCAAGTGTGGCAGCCTGGAGGACGCCGTGTCAGTGTTCAACAGCATCGGCGACAAAGACATCGTCGTCTGGAACGCCATGATCAACGGGTACGCGATGCACGGAGATAGCAGGAAGGCACTGGAGATGTTTCCGCAGCTGCGGTCACAAGGCCTCTGGCCAACTGACATCACCTTCATCGGCTTGCTCAATGCCTGCAGCCATTCTGGGCTTGTCGACGAAGGCCGCCAATTCTTCCAATCAATGGAGGAGGAGTACGCCATTGTCCCCAAGATCGAGCACTACGGTTGCATGGTCGATCTCCTCGGCCGTGCCGGGCTCATAGAAGAAGCATTCCACCTTGTCCAGAGCATGACGATCGCCCCTGACACCGTCATGTGGGTGTCACTGCTCGCCGCGTGCCGGCTTCACAAGAACATGGCGTTAGGCCAGCAGATCGCCGACTATCTCGTCGCCGGTGGACTTGCCAACTCCGGTATGTACATCCTCCTGTCGAACATCTACGCGGCTGTTGGTAACTGGGAAGAAGTTGCAAGAGTAAGGTCCATGATGAAGGCCAGTGGCATCCAGAAGGAGCCCGGGTGCAGCGCCATCGAGGTCGGCCGCAAGGTCTACgagttcgtcgccggcgacatgAGCCATCCTCGCACCGACGAGATATACGCCATGGTGGAGAAGATGAACGGGATTGTGAAAGAGCAGGGACATGTTCCACAGACCGAGCTGGTGCTGCATGATCTGGATGAGACGACCAAGGAGAAGGCATTGGCAGTTCACAGCGAGAAGCTCGCCGTTGCGTTTGGGCTCATAAGCACGGCGCCCGGGGAGACGATCAAGATCGTCAAGAACCTGAGGGCGTGCGCCGATTGCCATGCCGTGTTGAAGCTGATATCGAAGATCACTGGGAGGAAGATCGTGTTCAGGGACAGGAACAGGTTTCACCATTTCGTTGATGGGTCATGCACTTGCGGGGATTACTGGTGATGCTGCCATGGCGTCTCACAGCTCATAGGATTGATTTGGTTTTGGTATTGCTACTAGATTTTGGTAGAATAGAATGGAGTGTTGATGTTTGGCTTTGCTAAAAATCGAGTTAGTATAGGTTACATTTTACAGTCTGCTTCCGGCTTTCCTGATCATGTTAATTTGCAGCGATGTTGGGACATCTTATTATAGAAAACAAAATCAAGTTGTACCATTCAAAGTGTAATTCTAAGCATCATTCTACAATTTCATGCGCCAAGGAGCCAACAAACTAGCATCAAAACATCTACCAGTCCACAGCAGCTAGCACAACCTGTTCCATGGCAAGGATCAGTTGGCACATTCACACCTGACCTGAGGGTATTCATTCCATAATAATTAAAAGTTAGTAACAGGATACTCACAAAGAACCAAAGGAGTTTTATTCTAACACAAGACTCCAcaattacatactccctccatcagtCCATCCCTTATATTTCAGGACGGAGAGTACCGAGGCTTTCGCAGCTTCTAACATTATGTGGTCTGCCTTCCCCATCATCTTTTTCACGCCATCGTGAGAATTTCATCGTACAGTTTTGTGTGTATTTGagtttacttttattttttgtatGATTATTTCTTAGTATATTTGATAGGTTGATGTTAGGAGAACTGTGCATAAATAAACCAAGCAATCTCCTCACCTGCAAAGCTCAAGACTAATATGTATTGCACTGCATAAGTTTATCTTGAGAGATTTGGCACAATAAGTGTCTCCATGTGTGATAAGATTATAAACAGATCAAGAAACGAAGGTACATTATAATAGGTTTCATAACTTAAATACGACAGATGACAACTAAAAATTGACTTTTGGGTGCCAAACTATTATAACATAAATTTAATCTAGTTAACATAAAGTGCAAAAGATCTGAGTCTTCAAAGCAGAGTATAGGATATAGTGGTTTGATGTCATGTCAATAACAGATAACTCGACAGAGTTGTTTAAACACTAACGGCGTTGTAACCGCAAAACTTGATAAACACAAATCATTTTCATCCAATCTCTCAATATGTTGTATAAGTTTCTAAACATTGACATTGGCACCAAAGTGCAGAAGATCTTAGTCTTCAAAGCAGAGCATAGGATATAGTGGTTTGATGTCATGTCAATAACAGATAACTCGATAGAGTTGTTTTAACACTAACGGCATTGTAACCGCAAAACTTGATAAACACAGATTATTTTCATCCAATCTCTCAATATGTTGTATAAGTTTCTAAACATTGACATTGGCACCACTAGCAGGCTTCACATATTTTTGATTaactctctatatatatatacccattgttatgatatatatatacacacacccGTTGTTATGAATTCATCAAATTGATGTGCAAGAGGTTTTGGGAGtagttaagcatgaaacaagCATTTCTCCATCATGGTACCATCCACAATCACAAGTTATTATTAGGTTCTGGCTCCGGCATGCAAAGTTATTAGGGCTATTAGGTTCTGGCTCCGGCATGCAtatgttgtttttgtttgtttagaAAGGGCTAAGAGCCTAAGATGTTCCGGATCAATGAAAGCTTTCCAGATTACCACGAGATAATTCTATTTGTACTTAAGTACAAATCCACTCTATAGTGTTAAATGTAGATGGTGACTCTATAGAGAAGGAAACAAGTCACCATCTACAGTCTGTCCTTTAGACAAACTTGCTTTACTGTTTGGAACTCAGGGAGCCTGTTTCAGATTTTTCCTGACCGCGTCTGCAGTAATCTATGTGCATTgaaggcatatatatatgtactactaTAAGTAAGAAAATCAAGCTGTATCGTTCAAAGAATAATTCTAAGTAAGCATCTTTATACAATTTCATGCACCATGTGCCAAAAAACtaatataaaaacatatatgtgaaATAACTTGAAACAAAACACCAGTCGACAGTGGCACAACCTGTCCCATGCCAAGGATCAGTGGACACATTCAACACCCGAATTGGTAACTAAATAGTTACAAGCTACTCATTCAAGAATAACTAAAAATAGTTACAATTTAATGGAGTTTTCGTCGGCGAGCCCGGGAGGCTGCCCGGGCTAGCTGGGCGGTGGCTCCGCCCTTGCTTCTAATCAATGGATTATTGTGTGATGCTTGTGCTTCCGTCTAGTAAGCTGGTCTGCTGGCTCATATATCATCATGCTCCCATCATCACATCATTATTGTCGTAATTTCACATGGCTTCTTGGGTGAGAGAAGCTAATTACAAATCTTACACAAGGAAGTGTGCACCTTGGCCAACGGATCAAAGGTTATTGCTATCATCCTGAGATCAGTTGCCCATCGAAATAGTTACCTCAGAAAAACAACTTCATGTTTCACTCCTTCAATACCATGTACTTCCACTTCTTGAAAA is a genomic window of Oryza glaberrima chromosome 7, OglaRS2, whole genome shotgun sequence containing:
- the LOC127778848 gene encoding pentatricopeptide repeat-containing protein ELI1, chloroplastic, whose product is MSAAAAVQPVLPSSSASTGGQQHHGVLTADRVAGLLTGCATLRRTGELHAAAVRAGVDGDRAVGFRLQRAYAASGRLDLAVTLLRLTPDPTTVFYTSAIHAHSSRGLHLAALALLSEMLGRGLLPTSHTLSSSLPACHGLALGRALHAYAFKLALAGDSYVATALLGMYARGGDADAARALFDEMPDPHVVSVTAMLTCYAKMGALDDARELFDGMPSKDFICWNAMIDGYTQHGRPNEALRLFRRMLRSGVDPDEVAIILALSAVAQLSTAESGRWLHSYVKNSRRVQLNARVGTALIDMYCKCGSLEDAVSVFNSIGDKDIVVWNAMINGYAMHGDSRKALEMFPQLRSQGLWPTDITFIGLLNACSHSGLVDEGRQFFQSMEEEYAIVPKIEHYGCMVDLLGRAGLIEEAFHLVQSMTIAPDTVMWVSLLAACRLHKNMALGQQIADYLVAGGLANSGMYILLSNIYAAVGNWEEVARVRSMMKASGIQKEPGCSAIEVGRKVYEFVAGDMSHPRTDEIYAMVEKMNGIVKEQGHVPQTELVLHDLDETTKEKALAVHSEKLAVAFGLISTAPGETIKIVKNLRACADCHAVLKLISKITGRKIVFRDRNRFHHFVDGSCTCGDYW